ATGAGCTTCAGCTCGTGGAGCACCTCGAAGTAGGCGATCTCGGGCTGGTAGCCGGCCTCGGAGAGGGTCTCGAAACCGTACTGGACGAGCTGCGAGACGCCACCGCAGAGGACGGCCTGCTCACCGAACAGGTCGGTCTCGGTCTCCTCGGTGAAGGTCGTCTTGATGACGCCGGCGCGGGTGCCGCCGATCGCCTTCGCATAGGCGAGAGCGACGTCCCAGGCGCGACCCGAGGCATCCTTCTCGACCGCGATGATGTCGGGGATGCCGCGGCCCGCGACGAACTCGCGACGCACCGTGTGCCCGGGTGCCTTCGGGGCGACGAGGATCACGTCGACGTCGTCGGGAACCTCGATGTACCCGAAACGCACGTTGAAGCCGTGTGCGAAGGCGAGCGTCTTGCCCGCGGCGAGGTGGGGCTTGATCTCGTCGTTGAAGATGCCGCGCTGGTGCTGGTCGGGCGCGAGGATCATGATGAGGTCGGCCCACTCGGCGGCATCCGCGACGGACTTCACCTCGAAGCCGTCCTCGCTCGCCTTCGGAGCGGACTTCGAGCCCTCCTTGAGGGCGATGACGACCTCGACGCCGGAATCGCGGAGGTTCTGGGCGTGGGCGTGGCCCTGCGAGCCGTACCCGACGATGGCGACCTTCTTGGCCTGGATGAGCGAGAGGTCGGCGTCGGCGTCGTAGAGGATCTCAGCCATGTTCGTGTGTGTCTCCTTGTAGATGTCGGTAGAGAAGTTCAGATGTGTCAGCCGCGCAGGACGCGCTCGGTGATGCTCTTGCCGCCACGGCCGATGGCGACCATGCCGGACTGCGCGAGTTCCTTCACGCCGAAGGGCTCGAGAGCCTTGAGGAAGGCGTCGACCTTGCCTCGGTCGCCGGTGACCTCGACGACGAGGGCGTCGGTCGCGTAGTCGACCACCGAGGCGCGGAAGAGGTTCACGACCTCGATCACGTTCGATCGCGTCTGATTGTCGGCGCGGACCTTGACGAGCATGTGTTCACGCTGGACCGAGCTGGCGTAGTCGAGTTCGACGATCTTGATGACGTTGACGAGCTTGTTGAGCTGCTTCGTCACCTGCTCGAGCGGAAGCTCTTCGACGTCGACGACGACCGTGATGCGGGACAGCCCCGGCACCTCGGTGACGCCCACGGCGAGCGAGTCGATGTTGAATCCACGGCGGGCGAAGAGCCCGGCCACGCGGGTCAGCAGACCCGGCTTGTCCTCCACGAGGAGGCTCAGGACGTGCTTGCTCATCGTCAGTCCCCCTGCTCGAACGCCGGCGCGTGCTCACGCGCGTACTGGATGTAGCTGTTGCTGACGCCCTGCGGCACCATCGGCCAGACCATCGCGTCAGCGCTCACGACGAAGTCGATGACGACCGGACGGTCGTTCGTCTCGAGCGCGAGCCGGATGGCGGCATCCACGTCCTCGGCCTTCTCGACGCGGATGCCGAGGCAGCCGTAGGCCTCGGCGAGCTTGACGAAGTCCGGGATGCGGATGCTGTCGTGCCCCGTGTTGAGATCGGTGTGCGAGTGGCGGCCGTCGTAGAAGAGCGTCTGCCACTGCCGCACCATGCCGAGCGACGAATTGTTGATGATCGCGACTTTGATCGGGATCTTGTTGATCGCACAGGTGGCGAGTTCCTGATTCGTCATCTGGAAGCAGCCGTCGCCGTCGATCGCCCACACCGCGCGTTCGGGCTGAGCGACCTTCGCACCCATGGCTGCAGGGACTGCGTATCCCATCGTGCCGGCACCGCCGGAGTTCAACCACGCGTTCGGACGCTCGTACCCGATGAACTGAGCGGCCCACATCTGGTGCTGGCCGACGCCGGAGGCGAACACGCCCTCGGGACCGGTGATCTCGCCGATGCGCTGGATGACGTGCTGCGGCGACAGGAGGCCGTCGGTCGTCGGCGCGAATCCGAGCGGGAACTCGGTGCGGAGCCCGTCGAGGTAGGACCACCACTCCGAGATGTCCGGCGCGGCGACGCCTGCGAACGCGGCGTCGAGGTCGACGAGCACGTCCTTGAGATCGCCCACGATCGGAACATCTGCGGCGCGGATCTTACCGATCTCCGCCGGATCGATGTCGACGTGGATGACCTTGGCGTCGGGCGCGAACAGCGCGGCTTTTCCGGTGACACGGTCGTCGAAGCGGGAACCGAGAGCGATCAGCAGGTCGGACTCCTGAAGCGCGAGCACCGCCGGGACCGTGCCGTGCATGCCCGGCATGCCGAGCTGCTGCGGATGCGAGTCCGGGAACGCGCCGCGGGCCATGAGCGTCGTCACGACCGGGGCACCGGTCGCTTCAGCGAACCGGCGGAGCTCGGCGGCAGCGCCGGCACGGACGACGCCACCACCGACGTAGAGCACCGGCTTCTTCGCCTCGGCGATCAGCTGCGCGGCGGCCTGGATCTGCTTGCCGTGCGCCTTCGTCACCGGACGGTAGCCGGGGAGGTCGACCTTGGGTGGCCAGACGAAGGGCGCCTTGGCCTGCTGCGCGTCCTTCGTGATGTCGACCAGCACCGGACCGGGACGACCCGTCGACGCGATCTCGAACGCAGCCGCGATCGCCGCGGGGATCTCGGCCGGGTCCTTCACGAGGAAGGAATGCTTCGTGATCGGCATCGTGATGCCGACGATGTCAGCTTCCTGGAAGGCATCCGTCCCCATCAGGGTCGAGTACACCTGCCCGGTGATGCAGACGATCGGCATGGAGTCCATGTAGGCGTCGGCGATCGCGGTCACGAGGTTGGTGGCGCCCGGGCCGGAGGTCGCGATGGCGACGCCGACGCGACCGGATGCCGCGGCGTACCCCTCGGCGGCGTGGCCGGCTCCCTGCTCGTGGCGGACGAGGATGTGGCGGAGCTCGGTCGAGTCCATCAGCGGGTCGTAGACCTCGATGATGGCGCCGCCCGGCAACCCGAAGACGTCGGTGACGCCGAGGAGCTCGAGAGAGCGGACGACGGCCTGCGCTCCGGTGAGCATCGGCGTGGATGGGCCTCCGGCCGGCGGACGGGGCACAGCGGCAACGGTGTCAGATGACATGAGTGGGACCTCTGTGGTGATGGATGACGGGTGTGTGGGGCCTAGCCCGTCGTCGCGCCCTCCGCAGCGGAGCGCACGAGTTTCGAGTACTTGGCCAGCACGCCACGGGTATAGCGCGGGGGAAGGGGCTCCCAGCCGTCACGGCGGGAGGCCAGCTCAGCCTCATCGACGAGTAGGTCGAGAGAGCGAGCAGCGATATCGACCCGTATCAGATCACCATCGCGCACGAAGGCAATGGGACCTGCGTCCACTGCTTCGGGAGCTATGTGGCCGATGCACAGGCCGGTTGTGCCGCCTGAGAATCGTCCGTCCGTCAAGAGTAGTACATCTTTTCCGAGGCCAGCGCCCTTGATGGCGGCCGTCACGGCGAGCATCTCGCGCATGCCGGGGCCGCCCTTGGGACCCTCGTAACGGATGACGACGACGTCGCCGGCGCTGATGCGACCCTCTTCGAGCGCATCCATCGCGGCGCGCTCGCGCTCGAACACACGAGCGGGCCCTTCGAAGACCGCCGCATCGAAACCTGCGGTCTTCACGACGGCGCCCTCGGGGGCCATCGACCCGTGGAGGATCGTGATGCCGCCGGTCGCGTGGATCGGGTCGTCGAACGTGTGGATGACGGTGCCGTCGATGGGATCCGGGTCGAGGTCGCGGAGGTTCTCCGCGAGGGTCTTGCCCGTGACGGTCAGAGCGTCACCGTGGAGCAGCCCTTCGTCGAGCATGGCCTTCATGATGACCGGGATGCCGCCGTGCCGGTCGACGTCGTTCATGACGTACTTTCCGAACGGCTTCATGTCGGCGACGTGGGGAACCTTGTCACCGATGCGGTTGAAGTCGTGGAGTGTCAGGTCGA
This DNA window, taken from Microbacterium sp. MM2322, encodes the following:
- the ilvC gene encoding ketol-acid reductoisomerase — protein: MAEILYDADADLSLIQAKKVAIVGYGSQGHAHAQNLRDSGVEVVIALKEGSKSAPKASEDGFEVKSVADAAEWADLIMILAPDQHQRGIFNDEIKPHLAAGKTLAFAHGFNVRFGYIEVPDDVDVILVAPKAPGHTVRREFVAGRGIPDIIAVEKDASGRAWDVALAYAKAIGGTRAGVIKTTFTEETETDLFGEQAVLCGGVSQLVQYGFETLSEAGYQPEIAYFEVLHELKLIVDLMWEGGIAKQRWSVSDTAEYGDYVSGPRVIDPSVKENMKAVLGDIQSGAFAKRFIDDQDNGAVEFQELRAKAAAHPIEAVGKDLRALFAWKQQDSDYTEGSAAR
- a CDS encoding acetolactate synthase large subunit yields the protein MSSDTVAAVPRPPAGGPSTPMLTGAQAVVRSLELLGVTDVFGLPGGAIIEVYDPLMDSTELRHILVRHEQGAGHAAEGYAAASGRVGVAIATSGPGATNLVTAIADAYMDSMPIVCITGQVYSTLMGTDAFQEADIVGITMPITKHSFLVKDPAEIPAAIAAAFEIASTGRPGPVLVDITKDAQQAKAPFVWPPKVDLPGYRPVTKAHGKQIQAAAQLIAEAKKPVLYVGGGVVRAGAAAELRRFAEATGAPVVTTLMARGAFPDSHPQQLGMPGMHGTVPAVLALQESDLLIALGSRFDDRVTGKAALFAPDAKVIHVDIDPAEIGKIRAADVPIVGDLKDVLVDLDAAFAGVAAPDISEWWSYLDGLRTEFPLGFAPTTDGLLSPQHVIQRIGEITGPEGVFASGVGQHQMWAAQFIGYERPNAWLNSGGAGTMGYAVPAAMGAKVAQPERAVWAIDGDGCFQMTNQELATCAINKIPIKVAIINNSSLGMVRQWQTLFYDGRHSHTDLNTGHDSIRIPDFVKLAEAYGCLGIRVEKAEDVDAAIRLALETNDRPVVIDFVVSADAMVWPMVPQGVSNSYIQYAREHAPAFEQGD
- the ilvN gene encoding acetolactate synthase small subunit, giving the protein MSKHVLSLLVEDKPGLLTRVAGLFARRGFNIDSLAVGVTEVPGLSRITVVVDVEELPLEQVTKQLNKLVNVIKIVELDYASSVQREHMLVKVRADNQTRSNVIEVVNLFRASVVDYATDALVVEVTGDRGKVDAFLKALEPFGVKELAQSGMVAIGRGGKSITERVLRG